The sequence below is a genomic window from Aureispira sp. CCB-E.
TCAATAACATCTGGGTAGATTGTTCCTTGTACCAACAATTCTACGCCATCTAGTTTATCCGCTTCGGCTTCAAAAACACGGATGAATGTTTCACCGATATTTTTACGTTTTGTCTCAGGATCGGTGATACCAGCTAATTTACTTAAAAACAATTCTTGTGCATTGACACGAATTAAATTTAAATCAAACTGTTCTGTAAATACTTTTTCAACCAAATCACCTTCATCTTTACGCAATAAGCCATTATCCACAAAGATACAAGTTAATTGATGTCCAACCGCTTTGTGCACTAGCATGGCTGCCACAGACGAATCAACACCACCAGACAAGGCACACAAGACTTTGCGATCACCAATTTCTTCTTTTAGTTGCTGAATGGTGTTTTCTACAAAATTACTCATGATCCAATCTCCTTGACAACCACAGATTTCGTACAAGAAATTCTCTAGCATTTGTCTACCTTCTGTGGTATGCACAACCTCAGGGTGGTATTGAAAACCATAAATCTTGTCTTTGTCGTTGGCAAACGCAGCAATTGGACAGTGATCTGTTTGAGCAATTATTTTGTAATCCTCGCTAGGTAGTTTGGTCACATGATAAGTATGACTCATCCAACAAACTGTTTTCTGATGAACCCCTTTGTAGATAGGATGGGCTCCAGCCACCTCCAGTTCCTTTTTCCCATACTCACGGTTTTGAGCAGCTTCTAGCGTTCCTCCTAAAAGATGGGCAGTTAATTGAGCACCATAACATATTCCTAAAATGGGAATGCCTAGCTCAAATATCTTAGGATCAACAGACGGCGCATTTTCTTCGTAAGCAATGCTAGGACCACCTGTAAAAATAATTCCCTTTGGGTTTTTAGCTGTAATAGTAGCTAAATCAGCATTGTGAGGTAAAACTTCACAATATACTTTTGATTCTCGGACACGTCTAGCAATCAATTGATTGTACTGACCTCCAAAATCTAATACTAGAATTAACTCGTGGTTATTCATTTTTTTATAATTATGACAATGACCTGTTGAAAATTAACAAGTTTAAGATGATGAATAAAGGAACATTTGCTTTTTAAAACCTATAACACAGCATACTTAGATCAACTCTAACGAACACTGTAATTAGGAGCTTCTTTAGTAATATAGATATCATGAGGATGACTTTCTTTTAAGCCAGCACCTGTAATGCGCATAAAACGTGCAGTTTCGTGCAACATTTCGATATCTTTAGCTCCACAGTATCCCATACCTTGTTGTACACCACCAATCAGTTGGAACAAAGTATCGGCTACTTCTCCTTTGTAAGCAACACGCCCTTCTACTCCTTCTGGAACTAATTTTTTCTCTTCTGTTTTCCCTTCTTGGAAATAACGATCTTTACTTCCTTTTTGCATGGCACCAATCGATCCCATCCCTCGGTAAACTTTGAATTTACGACCTTGGTACAACTCCATAGCACCGGGGCTCTCTTTACAACCAGCCAGCATACTACCCATCATACAAGTAGAAGCACCGGCAGCTAATGCCTTGATTACGTCACCAGAGTATTTTAATCCTCCATCTGCAATAACAGGAATGCCATAAGATTTGGCTGCTTCGGCACAATCCTCAATTGCTGTAATTTGAGGAACCCCCACACCTGCAACCACACGAGTTGTACAGATAGAACCAGGACCAATACCAACTTTTACAGCATCGGCACCAGCTTCAATTAGAGCAATTGTTGCCTCAGGTGTTGCAACATTTCCAGCGATAATATCTACATTCGGGTAGGCTGCTTTGATGTTTTTCAAGTGGTCAATAACACCTTTAGAATGCCCATGAGCAGTGTCAACAACCAGAACATCAACTCCTGCCTCTACTAAAGCCTTAACACGTTCAGGTGTATCTTTAGAAGTACCAATAGCTGCCGCTGCCAACAAACGCCCTTTTTCATCTTTTGCAGCATTGGGATATTGGATTGCTTTTTCGATATCCTTGATGGTAATTAATCCACCGAGTTTGAAATCCGCATCTACCAAAGGCAGTTTTTCGATACGGTGTTTTTGCAAAATAGCTTTAGAAGCCTCTAGAGTTGTTCCTACAGGAGCTGTAATTAAGCCCTCTCTAGTCATTACTTCGTCTATTTTGCGATTGTGATTGGTTTCGAAACGTAGGTCTCTATTGGTTAGAATTCCAACCAAAGTGCCATTTTCGTTTGTAATAGGTACGCCAGATATTTTGTATTTAGCCATCAATTCTTCTGCTTCATAGACGTAGTGGTTGGCAGATAAATAGATAGGTTTTGAAATTACAAAATTTTGAGAGCGTTTGACTTTAATCACCTCTTCA
It includes:
- the guaA gene encoding glutamine-hydrolyzing GMP synthase codes for the protein MNNHELILVLDFGGQYNQLIARRVRESKVYCEVLPHNADLATITAKNPKGIIFTGGPSIAYEENAPSVDPKIFELGIPILGICYGAQLTAHLLGGTLEAAQNREYGKKELEVAGAHPIYKGVHQKTVCWMSHTYHVTKLPSEDYKIIAQTDHCPIAAFANDKDKIYGFQYHPEVVHTTEGRQMLENFLYEICGCQGDWIMSNFVENTIQQLKEEIGDRKVLCALSGGVDSSVAAMLVHKAVGHQLTCIFVDNGLLRKDEGDLVEKVFTEQFDLNLIRVNAQELFLSKLAGITDPETKRKNIGETFIRVFEAEADKLDGVELLVQGTIYPDVIESGSEHAAVIKSHHNVGGLPEDMSFTGVIEPLRDLFKDEVREVGRELGLPDHVVDRQPFPGPGLAIRVIGDITEEKLDILREADWIYREEIRKAGLAKEIWQYFAVLTGIKTVGVMGDERTYNYTIGLRGVTSLDGMTADWARIPYPTLEAISTRIVNEVQHVNRIVYDITSKPPATIEWE
- the guaB gene encoding IMP dehydrogenase; its protein translation is MKKLLKEGLTFDDVLLIPNYSEVLPHQTSLRTRLTKNLWLNMPLISAGMDTVTEASMAIAMARNGGIGVIHKNMSIQEQAEEVIKVKRSQNFVISKPIYLSANHYVYEAEELMAKYKISGVPITNENGTLVGILTNRDLRFETNHNRKIDEVMTREGLITAPVGTTLEASKAILQKHRIEKLPLVDADFKLGGLITIKDIEKAIQYPNAAKDEKGRLLAAAAIGTSKDTPERVKALVEAGVDVLVVDTAHGHSKGVIDHLKNIKAAYPNVDIIAGNVATPEATIALIEAGADAVKVGIGPGSICTTRVVAGVGVPQITAIEDCAEAAKSYGIPVIADGGLKYSGDVIKALAAGASTCMMGSMLAGCKESPGAMELYQGRKFKVYRGMGSIGAMQKGSKDRYFQEGKTEEKKLVPEGVEGRVAYKGEVADTLFQLIGGVQQGMGYCGAKDIEMLHETARFMRITGAGLKESHPHDIYITKEAPNYSVR